The following are from one region of the Ochotona princeps isolate mOchPri1 chromosome 15, mOchPri1.hap1, whole genome shotgun sequence genome:
- the HMGXB4 gene encoding HMG domain-containing protein 4 isoform X2, producing MDLLKAITSPLAAGAKPSKKPGEKSSSSSSHSESKKEHHRKKLSGSSGELPVEDGGCHKPKKMKPLYVNTETLTLREPDGLKMKLILSPKEKGSGSVDEESFQYPSPLATVKKSSKKSARDEQGALLLGHDLQSFLKTARKKHRSSSDPHSSPGPEGCGPDAAQCPESHSANLDLSGLEPILVESESSSGGELEAGELVIDDSYREIKKKKKSKKSKKKKDKEKHKERRHSKSKRSSGLVAPAGGDVPAAPGPPPSTLGPGAAATPPPLPGLHTDGHSEKKKKKEEKDRERERGEKPKKKSMSAYQVFCKEYRVTIVADHPGIDFGELSKKLAEVWKQLPEKDKLIWKQKAQYLQHKQNKAEATTVKRKASSSEGSVRVKASSAGVLSPQKKSPPTTLLLPASPAKAPETEPIDVAAHLQLLGESLSLIGHRLQETEGMVAVSGSLSVLLDSIICALGPLACLTTQLPELNGCPKQVLSNTLDNIAYIMPGL from the exons ATGGACCTGCTGAAAGCCATCACTTCCCCGCTGGCGGCAGGCGCCAAGCCCTCCAAAAAGCCGGGGGAGAAGTCTTCCAGCTCTTCCAGTCATTCAGAGAGCAAAAAGGAGCACCACAGGAAGAAACTCAGTGGAAGCAGTGGGGAGCTCCCCGTGGAAGATGGGGGCTGCCACAAACCCAAAAAGATGAAGCCCCTCTATGTGAACACAGAGACACTCACCCTTCGTGAGCCCGATGGCTTAAAAATGAAACTCATTCTCTCACCAAAGGAAAAGGGGAGCGGCTCAGTTGACGAGGAGTCTTTTCAGTACCCCTCTCCACTAGCGACTGTGAAAAAATCCTCCAAGAAGTCCGCTCGGGATGAGCAAGGTGCTTTACTGCTGGGGCACGACCTGCAGAGCTTTTTGAAAACAGCCCGGAAGAAGCacaggtcctcctcagacccACACTCCTCTCCTGGCCCTGAGGGCTGTGGGCCTGACGCCGCCCAGTGCCCAGAATCCCACAGTGCTAACCTGGACCTTTCAGGGCTCGAACCTATCCTGGTAGAATCCGAGTCGTCCTCTGGTGGGGAGCTGGAGGCCGGGGAGTTGGTAATAGATGATTCTTACCGggaaatcaagaagaaaaagaagtcaaAGAAGAGCAAAAAGAAGAAGGACAAGGAGAAGCACAAAGAGAGGCGGCATTCCAAATCCAAGAGGAGCTCGGGCCTCGTGGCCCCAGCCGGGGGAGACGTGCCTGCCGCACCCGGCCCTCCTCCCAGCACCCTGGGCCCTGGCGCCGCTGCCACTCCCCCTCCACTGCCTGGCCTCCACACGGACGGGCACAgcgagaaaaaaaagaaaaaagaagagaaggatagagagagagagagaggtgaaaag CCCAAAAAGAAGAGCATGTCGGCCTACCAGGTGTTCTGCAAAGAGTACCGTGTGACCATCGTGGCCGACCACCCAGGCATAG ATTTTGGGGAACTAAGTAAAAAGCTGGCTGAAGTGTGGAAGCAATTGCCAGAAAAGGACAAACTG ATTTGGAAACAAAAAGCTCAGTATCTGCAGCACAAGCAGAACAAAGCAGAAGCCACAACTGTGAAGCGGAAAGCATCGAGCTCCGAAGGCTCCGTGAGAGTGAAAG CTTCTTCTGCAGGAGTACTGTCACCCCAAAAGAAGTCCCCACCCACCACCCTGCTATTACCAGCCTCGCCGGCCAAAGCCCCTGAGACAGAGCCCATTGATGTGGCTGCGCATCTCCAGCTGCTAGGAGAGTCGCTCAGCCTCATTGGACACCGCCTGCAGGAGACAGAG GGCATGGTGGCCGTATCCGGCAGCTTGTCTGTGCTTCTGGATTCCATCATCTGCGCACTGGGCCCTTTGGCGTGTCTTACCACACAACTGCCTGAACTGAATGGCTGTCCCAAACAAGTCTTG TCAAACACGCTTGACAACATTGCTTACATCATGCCTGGACTGTGa
- the HMGXB4 gene encoding HMG domain-containing protein 4 isoform X1 — protein sequence MAYDDSLKKEDCFDGDHSFEDIGLAAGRSQREKKRSYKDFLREEEEIAAQVRSSSKKKLKDSELYFLGTDTHKKKRKHSSDDYYYGDIPSLESSQKKKKKSSPQSTDTAMDLLKAITSPLAAGAKPSKKPGEKSSSSSSHSESKKEHHRKKLSGSSGELPVEDGGCHKPKKMKPLYVNTETLTLREPDGLKMKLILSPKEKGSGSVDEESFQYPSPLATVKKSSKKSARDEQGALLLGHDLQSFLKTARKKHRSSSDPHSSPGPEGCGPDAAQCPESHSANLDLSGLEPILVESESSSGGELEAGELVIDDSYREIKKKKKSKKSKKKKDKEKHKERRHSKSKRSSGLVAPAGGDVPAAPGPPPSTLGPGAAATPPPLPGLHTDGHSEKKKKKEEKDRERERGEKPKKKSMSAYQVFCKEYRVTIVADHPGIDFGELSKKLAEVWKQLPEKDKLIWKQKAQYLQHKQNKAEATTVKRKASSSEGSVRVKASSAGVLSPQKKSPPTTLLLPASPAKAPETEPIDVAAHLQLLGESLSLIGHRLQETEGMVAVSGSLSVLLDSIICALGPLACLTTQLPELNGCPKQVLSNTLDNIAYIMPGL from the exons ATGGCTTATGATGACTCCCTGAAGAAAGAAG ATTGCTTTGACGGGGACCACAGCTTTGAGGACATAGGACTCGCAGCCGGCCGAAGCCAACGAGAAAAGAAACGATCTTACAAAGACTTCttaagggaagaggaagaaatcGCTGCTCAGGTCAGGAGTTCTTCCAAGAAGAAACTAAAG GATAGTGAACTTTACTTCCTGGGGACGGACACGCACAAGAAGAAGAGGAAGCACTCCTCTGATGACTACTACTATGGAG ACATTCCGTCTCTGGAATCgtcacagaagaaaaagaagaagtccAGCCCGCAGTCGACCGACACCGCCATGGACCTGCTGAAAGCCATCACTTCCCCGCTGGCGGCAGGCGCCAAGCCCTCCAAAAAGCCGGGGGAGAAGTCTTCCAGCTCTTCCAGTCATTCAGAGAGCAAAAAGGAGCACCACAGGAAGAAACTCAGTGGAAGCAGTGGGGAGCTCCCCGTGGAAGATGGGGGCTGCCACAAACCCAAAAAGATGAAGCCCCTCTATGTGAACACAGAGACACTCACCCTTCGTGAGCCCGATGGCTTAAAAATGAAACTCATTCTCTCACCAAAGGAAAAGGGGAGCGGCTCAGTTGACGAGGAGTCTTTTCAGTACCCCTCTCCACTAGCGACTGTGAAAAAATCCTCCAAGAAGTCCGCTCGGGATGAGCAAGGTGCTTTACTGCTGGGGCACGACCTGCAGAGCTTTTTGAAAACAGCCCGGAAGAAGCacaggtcctcctcagacccACACTCCTCTCCTGGCCCTGAGGGCTGTGGGCCTGACGCCGCCCAGTGCCCAGAATCCCACAGTGCTAACCTGGACCTTTCAGGGCTCGAACCTATCCTGGTAGAATCCGAGTCGTCCTCTGGTGGGGAGCTGGAGGCCGGGGAGTTGGTAATAGATGATTCTTACCGggaaatcaagaagaaaaagaagtcaaAGAAGAGCAAAAAGAAGAAGGACAAGGAGAAGCACAAAGAGAGGCGGCATTCCAAATCCAAGAGGAGCTCGGGCCTCGTGGCCCCAGCCGGGGGAGACGTGCCTGCCGCACCCGGCCCTCCTCCCAGCACCCTGGGCCCTGGCGCCGCTGCCACTCCCCCTCCACTGCCTGGCCTCCACACGGACGGGCACAgcgagaaaaaaaagaaaaaagaagagaaggatagagagagagagagaggtgaaaag CCCAAAAAGAAGAGCATGTCGGCCTACCAGGTGTTCTGCAAAGAGTACCGTGTGACCATCGTGGCCGACCACCCAGGCATAG ATTTTGGGGAACTAAGTAAAAAGCTGGCTGAAGTGTGGAAGCAATTGCCAGAAAAGGACAAACTG ATTTGGAAACAAAAAGCTCAGTATCTGCAGCACAAGCAGAACAAAGCAGAAGCCACAACTGTGAAGCGGAAAGCATCGAGCTCCGAAGGCTCCGTGAGAGTGAAAG CTTCTTCTGCAGGAGTACTGTCACCCCAAAAGAAGTCCCCACCCACCACCCTGCTATTACCAGCCTCGCCGGCCAAAGCCCCTGAGACAGAGCCCATTGATGTGGCTGCGCATCTCCAGCTGCTAGGAGAGTCGCTCAGCCTCATTGGACACCGCCTGCAGGAGACAGAG GGCATGGTGGCCGTATCCGGCAGCTTGTCTGTGCTTCTGGATTCCATCATCTGCGCACTGGGCCCTTTGGCGTGTCTTACCACACAACTGCCTGAACTGAATGGCTGTCCCAAACAAGTCTTG TCAAACACGCTTGACAACATTGCTTACATCATGCCTGGACTGTGa